From the Streptomyces sp. NBC_00390 genome, the window GGCCTGCACCGGGTCGGCGACCACGCGGTTGTACAGGGCGCCGTGCGGCTTGACGTAGGCCACCTTCACCCCGGCGGCCCGGGCGAACACCTCGAGCGCACCGATCTGGTAGGTGATCTCGTCGGCCAGCTCGTCGGCGGGGACGTCCATGGCACGCCGCCCGAAACCCGCCAGGTCCCGGTAGGAAACCTGTGCTCCGATCCGCACACCGCGCTCGGCGGCGATGTCGCAGACCTTGCGCATGATGCTGGGATCGCCCGCGTGGAACCCGCAGGCGACGTTGGCGCTGGTGACCACCGACAGCATGGCCTCGTCGTCGGTGAGGGCCCACCGTCCGTAGCCCTCTGCGAGATCGGCGTTGAGATCGATCACCATGTCGTTCATCGCTGCTGCGGTCTCCTAGGGCGAATTGCCTGCCGCCTGTCGATGCAAGGCGTAGGTGCATGGCCGACGGCTCACGGCGGGGCCATCAACGTAGGGGATTGTTGAACGATTCGACAAGGGTGCCGCGGGAGTCAGGCCGCGGGAATCCAGGAGCGGGCCGCGCTGTCCCTACCCGGCCTCCCGGCGCGGTCCCCGGCACTGACCGGTCGCGATGTGCGTCGCGATGTGCTCGGAGTACCGGCCCACGAGCTGCTTCTCGGCGTCGTCGAGGTAGGCGGCGAGCAGCAGCTCCGCCTTCACCGTGTCGGCCGCCTTCAGGGCGGCGAGGATCTCCCGGTTGCGCGCCAGGTAGGGCTCGTGGAAGTCCCGC encodes:
- a CDS encoding LamB/YcsF family protein encodes the protein MNDMVIDLNADLAEGYGRWALTDDEAMLSVVTSANVACGFHAGDPSIMRKVCDIAAERGVRIGAQVSYRDLAGFGRRAMDVPADELADEITYQIGALEVFARAAGVKVAYVKPHGALYNRVVADPVQAAAVAAGTRLADPALPVLCLPGSVMHEEAGKAGLGVIGEAFVDRAYTAAGTLVPRGTPGAVITDPGQVAERALTLARDGRTTTPDGEAVHVRARSLCLHGDTPGAVALARRVRAGLEAAGITLEAFA